GACGCTTCGCGACCGATTGGCCGATGTGGAGTGCGGCAGACCCCTGCCGCTTTGGTCCCCCCCGCGGAGCGGGGATCCCCTCCAGGGATATCGAAAAGCTGTAGAGGGCTACAGCACTCCAAGACGCTTCGCGACCGACTGGCCGATATGGAGTGCGGCAGACCCCTGCCGCTTTGGTCCCCCCCGCGGAGCGGGCATCCCCTCCAGGGATATCGAAAAGCTGTAGAGGGCTACAGCACTCCAAGACGCTTCGCGACCGGCGGGCCGATATGGAGTGCGGCAGACCCCTGCCGCTTTGGTCCCCCCCGCGGAGCGGGGATCCCCTCCAGGGATATCGAAAAGCTGTAGAGGGCTACAGCACTCCAAGACGCTTCGCGACCGGCGGGCCGATATGGAGTGCGGCAGACCCCTGCCGCTTTGGTCCCCCCGCGGAGCGGGGATCCCCTCCAGGGATATCGAAAAGCTTGTTACCAACCGCACGTCGCCATCGTCTGAAGCAGCCGTGCCAGCCTGTCATCATCCTAACGCCGACTCAACGAGACCGCGGCTCCTCCATGCTTTCCCGTCGTTCTGCATCTGTTTTTTATTAACCTTTGGCTTCCGATGCCCGACGAAGGCCGCCGAGGAGGTTGCCCCAGCAAAACCGGCCAAGCCCATCCCGGCCCTAGACCTCTTTGTTCAAGGAGAGATTCCCAGAGTTCGCCTCGAGTTATCGGAGGACGCGATGGACCAGCTTCGGCAAAAACCCCGAAAGTATGTGTCGGGTCGAGTTGTCGAAGGAACACGGGTGTATACCAACGTCTCGATTCGCCTGAAAGGCGGGCCAGGAAGCTTTCGACCTCTGGATGAGCGACCCGCATTCACGGTGAACTTTGATCGCCTGGCCCCTGGACAAACTTTTCACGGCCTCAAGAAGATCCACCTCAACAACTCGGTTCAGGACTCCAGCTACCTGGCTGAAAAGCTATGTCGCGAGATGTTTGAAGCAGCGGGCGTCCCGGCACCCCGCGCCGGTCATGCGCTGGTAGCGCTCAATGCGAGAAACCTGGGCCTCTTCGTGCTGGTGGAAGGGGTGAACAAGCAGTTCCTCAAGCGGCATTTCTCAGACGCGGGCGGAAATGTTTACGACGGACATGCTCAGCAGGATGTAAATCAACGTCTCCGTATCAACTCGGGTGACGAACCCAAGGACCGTTCCCGCCTGACCGCATTGGCCGCAGCGGCTCAGCTGGAGGATTTGAAGGCTCGCAGGACTGCCCTGGAACAAACGCTTGATGTCGATCGGTTTCTCTCGTTCATGGCCTTGGAGGTCATCCTCTCGCACTGGGATGGTTACTCGCTGGGACGAAATAACTTTCGCATCTTCCACGACCGCGAAGCCAATCGCATGGTGTTCTTGCCACAGGGTCTGGACCAGACCTTCCAGCCCAGAAACATTGCCGCTGTCCCCTCCATGTCCGGCCTGGTCGCCAAATCGGTGATGGAGGTCTCCGAGTTCCGACAACGGTTTCGGGCGCGTCAGACGGAGCTGTTGACCAATACGCTACGAGCCGACATCTGGGTGAAACGACTGCGCCAAGTGGCGGCCAAAGTCGAACGTGAGCTCGAGATCGAAGGAAACCCCCAAGCCGAAACCTACATCAAGCAGGCGGCCGCCTATCGTCGCCGACTGCAAAAGCGTTTGGGGGCCCTAAGCCCAAGCCCGGGAATGGAATAACCACGGATTTCTCGGATGACACGGATTGAGAAGGCTTTGTGACATTCCTAAGAAGGACTTCGCACTCCTTCTTCGAGTGATGAGGGTCGTCCGTCCAAATCTTTGCCCATCCGCGTCATCCGTGAAATCCGTGGTAACTCCGTTCCTGGATTTGGGCTAAATCACACCCAGCCTCACGGGCGCGTGAGCGTCCTCATACTGGCCGCGAAGCGCTCGCCCAAAGTGACCATTCCGTTGGCGGTATAGTGGGCATCATCGCCAGTTGTCCGCGGTAAATCGCGGGTAACCACCAACGCGGCGTAGGGATCCTGTTCGCACACCGAGGTCTGAGCGGCCTGGACGACAGGGTGGAAGATCCACTTGTCTGAAACTTGGCCAATCACAAAGGGCAGCGCCGGCTGCCCCAAGTCCGCTCGCAAATGCTTAATGAGGCCCGCGAGCAGCACTGGATAGTCCTTGGCCATCTTGGGGCTGATGCCCGCCTCGTGCTCACCCTGCATCCATAAAAAGCCTGCCAAACGATGCCTCGTTCCCTGGTCCTTCAAAGCCTGCAAGGCGTCCCTCACATTCACGAGCAGGTTAGTGTAAAGACTTCCGGCGGGTTGGCTGGGCTCAGGCCAATGCCAGTTCCTTCCGTGGTCGTTGAAGTTGATCAGCTGTGGATGAGCGATGTAATCGTCGTAGTCTTTGCTTCGAGCGATGCCGGTTCCCCCGACGGCATACTTAATGATCGCAATGCGAGCCTGCGGTTGTGCGGTGGCCAGGCTGTGACCGAAAGTGATTTCAGGACCAAAGGCATGAGGGTTGATGCCCGACGCACCCACCTGCAGCACTGTCCAAGTGTTCTTCAGCCCCGCCTTGGCGTTGCTCCCCGGCCAGAACAAAACATTGGTCTGTCGCCGCCACACGTCAGGAAAGGGCGCCGGAGTGTAAGTGGTGGCATGGTTGTGTCCCTCAGCATTGGACTGTCCCGCGAGAACATAGACATCGGTGATCGGCTCACTTTCGCCCAGCGCACGGCCGACCATCCCCAACCACAGCACTCCCACTCGCAGGACCCGCATCGCGTGCTTCAGCATAAGCTTAACCCACCTTCGGCGGTGCGAAGCCTTCACGATACTCGCGCGACAGCACCTCCCGATTAGCCTGCTCATGATTGGTGAAGCGGAAATTCGCCGAGTCCCAGTGAAGTTCCTGGCCTGGAAAACGCGTCGCCTTGACCGCCAGCAAGACCGGTTCGGTGATCCGCCACGCGATACTAAAAGGGGTCCAAAGAGGCTTCTTGTTCCCCAAGCAGGTGTCGGCCCAGTCTTTCCAATGGTTGCGGGGCGCCACGACGGGCTTGGGTTCGTTCTCCACCTCTTTGCCCTTGCGAAAGATGGTCATATCCCCGGCGGCCTCCACCAACAGCGCTCCTTCCTCACAGACCACGAGAATGTAGTTGGAGCGGATGTCAGGCAAAGGCAGTCCCAGTGCCGCAAAGGAGGGCTTCAGAGCGTTGTCGTTGTAGTGAATGACAAATTTCTCGCGGGCAAAGTTGCCGCCGCCCGGATACGTGATTGTGCTCTGGTCATGCGCCGAGTGTCCGGTGTTGGATGGCCGAATGGTGTGGGTCTGGACCGATTCGGGAGCCGGCATATCATAGGCGAAATAGAACAGGTCGAGCAAGTGACAGCCCCAGTCGCCCAATTGGCCGGTACCGGTTTCCCAATATTCGCGCCAGGAGCCCGGAGCGAGCGCCTCATTGTATCCGAGCTGCTGCGTGAGCGGCCCCAGCCACAAATCCCAGTTCAAGTAATCAGGGACTGGCTTGGCAGGCGGATAGGGCTTCCATGCCTCAGGAAAGCTATCAGGTTTGGAAGGTCCACCCGTCCAGACATACCCTTCGACGGGTCGTCCCAGCTGGTTGCTCTTCAGAATCTCGACCGCCTGCATTCGTCCCCTCTCGCAAGCCCGCTGATTTCCCATCTGGGTCACTAGGTTCGGACGAGCCTGGAGCCCGTCACGAATCATCCGCAGCTCGCTCAGCTGATGAACCAGCGGCTTCTGACCGTAGATGTGTTTGTTGTGCTGCATCGCCGTCAACATCATCGGCGCATGATGGAAGTCAGGGGTGTCCACGATCACGGCATCGAACTGGTCTGCCCGGTTGGCAAAGACTTCCCGGTAATCCGCCGCCTTAAACGCTCCCGGATAACCACTAGCCACCTTCTCCAGAACGTTCCTGTCGACATCACAGAAGCCGGCGAACTCGACCATCGGATGCCCTTTGAGTCCGCCCCGTTGCATGCCACCGACGCCCCCGGCACCAATCTGAACGACGCGCAGCCGGCTGTTTTTGTTGGTCTGGGCGCGCGTCGTGAAGCTCGGCGCGGTCATCCCGACGGTGACAATAGCGCCGCTCTTCAGGAAGGTGCGGCGAGTGACAGGGTGTTTCATGGCCGTAGAATACTGGACTTGCTCTCAAAGGGAAGGGAATCAACAGCGCAAGACCCCGCCGTCCCCTTCGAGCGCCCCCGATGGGCCGACACGGCCCACACTACAATTGTAGAGACGTCCGTCTCCGGACGTTCCCCCGCGCCCCAAGACCAGCAGGCCCAAATGTCTCACAGTAGGCACTAAGCTCACGAAGGTCCCAAGCCGAAGAAAACCGGACCAAGCAAAAAGAGACTTTTCAACCGCAATGGACGCGAAGGACGCGATGTGGGGCCCCGAAGGGATGAAAGCCGAGTTTTCCTCCGTGTAGTCTGCGTGGTCCGTGGGTAACATCGTCGGTGTCCCCTCCCTCAGAGAGCTTTGTGATCGATTGGCCTGCGTAGCCACCAAGGCGAAGAAGGGTGCCTTCGAGTGATACACTCAGCCGTCCCTTCGCGCCCAATCGCAGCTTGTCTGGGTTTCGTTGTTGCGATGGTGCTCACCGCCCATCCAGTATGGTGCCAGACGTGGTAAGCTCCCACTCCAGGAGTCCCTAGTCTGAGACCTATGCCAGCACTATTCAATTCCTACAACCTCAAGAGCCTCACGTTCCGCAATCGGATCGCCGTGTCCCCCATGTGTCAGTATTCCGCCACCGACGGTGTAGCGCAGGCCTGGCACCAAGGGCACTACACCGGCTTGGCCCGAGGCGGAGCCAGTTTGGTAGTCATCGAAGCGACTGCCGTCAGCCCGGAAGGCCGCATCAGTCCCGAATGTCTCGGCCTCTGGAATGACGAACAGGCGGCGGCGCTGGCTCCGATCGTGGCGTCGATCAAAGCTGCCGGGGCAATTCCAGGAATTCAAATCGCTCATGCGGGCCGCAAAGCGTCCGCGAACCGTCCCTGGGCCGGAGACGACCATATCCCGGAAAGTGACCCCAGGAGCTGGCAACCGATTGCGCCTTCAGCCGTGGCTTTCGGAGCGAACTTGCCCCGCGTGCCACGCGAGATGACAGCCACAGACATCCGACGCGTGCAGGCTGATTTCGTCGCCGCAGCTCAGCGCGCTCGCGATCTGGGGATCGAGTTCCTCATGCTGCATTTCGCCCACGGTTACTTGGCCCAAAGTTTTCTTTCGACGTGGTCGAATCAACGACCGGACGAGTATGGGGGAAGCGTTGAGAATCGATCCCGTTTTCATAACCAAACCGTGGAAGCCGTGCGTCGGGTGTGGCCAGATCGGCTGCCGCTCTGCGCCCGACTCGGGGTCCTCGAGTTCGACGGAAAGGATGAAGCCACGCTGTCGGATTCCATCCAAGTGGTGAAGGGACTCCAGCAGCGCGGACTGGATTTCCTCGATGTAAGCATGGGCTTCTCCACTCCGTCGGCCCAGATCCCGTGGGGACCCGCCATGATGGGGCCCATCGCGCGACGCGTCCTGAAGGAGACAGGATTGCCCGGGGCCACCTCGTGGAACATCAGCACCCCGGAATTGGCCGAAGAGCTAGTGGGAAGCGGAACGGTGGACATGGTGATGATCGGCCGCCAGCTGCTTGCCGATCCTCATTGGCCGTATGCCGCCGCCAAAAAGCTGGGAGTTGAGAAACCTTCTTGGGTATTGCCAGCACCTTACGCCCACTGGCTTGAGCGCTACCGAGGTTGAAACAGCATCGCACTCAGAGCAAGAGGGTACCCCGAAGCTCCGATCCACGGAGCTTCCTCAATTGCAGCGTACGCTGTGCCGAATGAGATCCCACGAGTAGTCGTGTGGAATCTCCAATCGCAGGCTTTACGGCATCACCCTCACCACATTCGTTGCACTTCGGTTCTCCCCAAGCCCCCGTTCACATGACGCCTCCTCTAGGGGAAACGTCCCGAGATGCTTAGGTGGGCCGATCGGTCCGGCGTCATTCCCGACGGGCTTGGTGCTGGCTCCAACAGCTGGCACGCCCGCATCCGATTTCCTGGATGACAGGATCTCAGAGACATACCCCTTAAGAGTCTCGATCGACTGCCGTCCCACCAAGCGCCGGCCATTGATAAAGGTGGTCGGGGTAGCTCGAATGCCCAGCGACTCCCCCTCCGCCTCGTCTCGCTCGACCATCGCTTTGAACTTCGGGTCGACCATACCTCGCTGGAACACGTCCGAAAGAATGCCCACGGCCATGGCCCGCTCGCGAAGGTCGGGTTGCCCCTGCTCTAGAGCCTCGTTCATGATGGCCTGGTGCATCTCCCAGAACCGGCCTTGGCTCGACGCCACCATGGATGCCAAATGAGGAAGCAACCCCGGGCCCTGGCTCTCCAACGGGTAATGTTTGAACACGCGCCGAATCTGATGGGGATAGGCGGCGACCAGTTCCGAAAGTACTTGGGAATGGATGCGACAAAAGCCGCATCGAAAATCAGTGAACTCAATGATCGTGACCGGCGCGTCCGTCGATCCGAAAGATGGGGAGCCCTCAAGATCGAGTTTGAGGCTTTCCGCCGGCAGCGATTCCCAGGCGGGTGCCGCGGGTCGCGTGGAGCCACGCAGCAGCGACTTGAGACCATCAAGGCCATCAAACCGAGCACCGTTCAAGAAGACAGTCGGTGTCGATTTTACTCCGAGGCCACGCGCTTCGGCAATGTCCTTGGCCACCATGTTCCGAAACTGGCGGTCGTCCAGAGCGGTCTCGAAGCGGTCTCGGTCAAGCCCTAGCGACTCAGCCAGCCTCAGCAGCACGCTGCCCGCGGGCTTGGCTTGTTTGAAGAGGAGATCATGCATCTCGAGGAACTTTCCCTGGGCGCCCGCAGCCAGGACTGCCTCGTGCGCCGCGATGGCCTCAGTGCTGGATGGGGCATGTTTGAAGATCCTCTGAATGCTGAGATGCCGGGATTGTGCCAGGGCATCCAGGAGTCCATTGACCTCAGCGCACGGCGCGGAGTGGAAGTCAGAAAAGACGAGAGCGACTACTTCCGTCAGTGCAGGTGTCGCGTTGGTCTCGTGACCGGGATGAGCGATTAAGCGGTTGGCGGTCAGGAACACGATGGCGAAGACTAAGGTCCAGACATGTTTCATTTTCGTGGGGAGGAAAAATTGCATTGCGCGCGCTTCCGAGCGTTCTCAGGGAATCACCTGAAAGACGGGAGAAACGCCCTGGTAGGGAGTGATGCTCCCGCCCGAGTCCAAGGAGAAGCCCTGATGGAAGACCCGATATGTCCCGGTCGGTGTGTCCACACCAATGTCCCAACTTACCGTCGATTTTGACGCAGCCACACCCACTCGTTCCCACTGGAAGGTAGTATCCCAATCGGCATCCGTGCGCAGGGTCACCCAGCCAGCACCGGTGAGTTGCTGCACTTCGAAGAAACTCGGAAGCGCGTCAACCATCCGGTTATTAATGGTGCCGAAGACGTTCTTGGGATGGCCTCCCCAGAAGCTGACGGACATGCGATCGCCCCGCCTGTAACGGCGTTCCGTCTCCGGGCGCACCCACGTCGGATCCAAGACCAACTCCCCGAAGGCCACCGCGGGTCCCGTGCACGCCTCGAAGGAATCCACCGGATTCGCATTCCGCATCCACCCATTGCAGGACCAGCACTCGTTGCGGCCCACATCCAGGAACCAGTCCAAACCGCGATCCGCGCAGGCGAAATTGCCAAATCGAGTGGCGTGGGTCCGAACGGTAGGGATCACCACCTCGCAGGCGGAGGCTGAATCAATCGGGAGGACCGTCCGATTGAAACCTGGAGGACAACTCCAGCAGGCACCGGTCAGGAGATCACGGAACTGGCCCACCGGACACAGTCCCCCAAAACGAGTCCCAGCCGACAAGCTGGCCGGAATGACCCGCTCACAAGCGCGAGGATCGTCCACCCGGAAGATGGTGCGGTTGTACTCGGCCGGACAGCTCCAGCAGAATCCCAGATCCCTGAACTGACCTGGCGGACAGAGCTCCCCGTGCCGTGTGGCGAAGGAGCCGGCAGCCGGGATCACCCGTTCGCAAGCACCGCGAGAATCGTCCCATGACCGGAAAATGAATTTGCCACTGCCGTCCGGACATCGGTAGCAGCGTCCCAGAATGATGTCATATTCATAGCCGGCCGGACAATTGAACAGGCTGCCGGCAGCACTGAGCGGAGCCAGGAACTCCGATGTGGCTGGACGTTCGCAGGCCCAGGGGTCTCCGATCGGGAATATCGTCCGATTGTAGCCCGCCGGACAGCTCCAGCACGCGCCGGCAAGGAGGTCGAAAAACTGACCAGGACCGCAGCCCTCCGGTCCATGCTGAGCGGCAGGTGCGAAGAGCGACTGCGCCGGACGTTCGCAGGCTGCGTTGCCCTCAATGGGAAAGACCGTCCGGTTGTAGCCGTCCGGACAACTCCAGCAGGCCCCGGTGATGAGGTCGAAGAACTGACCAGGACCGCAGCCCGCTGGCCCATGTCGCGTCGCGCCGGTGAATTCAGAACGGCCGGGCACTTCGCACGCCTCCGCCCCGTCGATGCCAAACACGGTTCGATTATAGCCCGGGGGACAACTCCAGCACGCACCCGTAGGCAAATCGAAGAACTGGCCGTCCGGACATCCCGCCTTGCCCTTATACTCAGCTGGACGCGCCTGAGGAAGAGGTTGAAGGTCGAACAGGGGATCCGAAGCGATGAGAGGGTTTCCGATAACCACGCCGTGAATCTCCGGTGCCTGGGTTCGAGGCATGGCCTCGGTCGCTGTCGGGGTTCCGTTGAGGAGGGCCTGGGAGAGCTCGGCAAACTTCGTTTGATAAGCCGCTAGCGTGAACGCTCCGAATTGGGTGGAGGCCGCCTCGTAGTTCTGACCCGGCAAGGCGTTTTCCTTGGGCACGATATGCACATATTCCTCATAGGTGGTTACGTATCCGGAATAGTCATTCGCCAAACCCGCGATGATCGTGTGCGTCTCCGGTCCCAGGATGGACTCGACGGTCTTACGCAGACGGGATCCAGCCATACTCGTGAATTCCGCCGGCACCGAGAGGATGGCCAGGCTTCCGATGCGGAGAATCGATATCGGAATGATCTGCGGGGTCCAAGTGAGGCCAAAACCGGCATCCGTCGCCGTCGTGATAATGACATGCTTGGGAACATGGCGCGCCTCGAAGTCGAGGGTGACCGGGTCGAGCGGCTTAAAGACCTCGGTGATCTCCTTGAGGAAATCGATGAGGCCTCCTGACAGGCCAACCCCATCGCGGGTACCTGCCAGGAAGTCCACACCCATCGCTCCTCGGTAAGTGGTCCACGGCACCGCCGGTTGGCCCCGGTCAGGACACGAAGCACACGGTGGGAGGCCCACGCCCGGAACGTTGTAAGGGTACAGGTTCAGTGGGTTGACCACCACCGAGGTGATGGCCAGATACATGTGCCTGAAGTCAACATCGCCGAACACTCTCTTGGGACTGCCAGCAGAGCCGCTGTAGAGTTCCATGGCCTTGCTGAACTGGCGCGAGCCGATGGTGGTCACGCGCAGGAGATCGTTTTCGTTATTGGTAGGCCAAGCGCTGAGGCCAGACGGCCAGGCGTTGGTGGATGTCCAAAGATTAGCAGTCAGGTCGCCTTCGTTGGAATTGGCAAAACCAGCGACGAATCCAGACGACTCTCCGGCTCGCCCATGACCCGGATAGAACGTTCCCTTCTCGCGCTCGAACAGGTACGACGCGAGCCCCTTGTTGTCGCCCGTTAGAAGCCGGTTTTCCAACGAGTAGGAGACGCCGTGCACGGGGAACCAGTTGAACATACCAATCTCACGTCGGTTCGAGTGCTCGAAACGAAGACACAGCATCTCAGTATCCCGATTGTCCGACCCAAACGGGTTCTTGAGCGCCGGGTGATAGGTTTCGACGTTCTGTTTAAAGCTTTCCGGCTCACGATTTTCATTCGCATTGAGCAACTGTCCGGAGTTGAGAAGAATCTTGCCGGGCGCGAGATTGCGGTGCGCCTTTTTGATCGCCATAAAGATCCCATGCACCATGGCCTCATAGGTCTGCCAGGCGTAGCCGCCCGTCGGATAATTGTAGAGCGGATGGTGGGAATGCCCGCTCGCACCTCCGTGGGTATGAGTCGCGCTGAGAACGATGTTGGCGAACGAGTAGTGGTTCTTCAGCTCATCGTCGGCCTGGAGTCGGTCGTGAACCCCTTGAGTGACCGCATGAAAAACCTGCCCGGTGTCTACCACTACAAACACCACCCGCTTGTCGCTCGCGCCGCGTCCGCCGGCAATGAATGCCCGCGCCCACTGGCGATCGTGAATACCGGCGGATCGTTGATCGCCCGACGCGTAGCCCATCATGCCCCCATCTGCCGCCGGTCCCGTAATGTCGTGCATACCGCGCCCGACCAGGTAGGGATAGAGCCCGAGATTCGATTCATCACGCAGGTAATCCTCCAGTCGGGTCCGGCCGCTGGAGGGCGAAATTTGGACAGCGTCCGAGGCGTCAAATGCCGACAGAGGCGGATGATTGAACTCGTAGAGGTCGTCGATGCCGTCGTTGTCAGCGTCCAAAGGATCCGCCGCTCGCACCCGGGTGACGCGATAATAACCGGTCCGCGGCGAGGGATTCGGATCTTGGAGACGTCCAATGTTCTGGGTGCCAGGAGCCATGTCCACGGGTGTCTCCGCCCCGGTCTCCAAGTTCAAACGACGCAGCACATGATAAAAGGCCGGGGACGACTCATGGTCGATCAGGACTTTCCCCCCCGAAGGCTGCAAATTCAGGATCCGGAAAGCGGGTTGAGCACCAGCGGGAGTCGTGAGCGCTACGGCTGCTACCATCGAAGCCAGGCACAGGAAAACGGGGAGAAAGGGAACATTGGGCTTCATGAGCAATATTGGAACTGAGTTCGGCACGACTGCACTGGGTGGCACACCGCATCAAGCCAGGGTATGTCCATACGATTCTAAACCGTTTTTCGGAGTTCTTTACAGCGGACGGGCGTCCCTGCTCATCGGCGGGCAAATGATCCAGCGTCATGTCTCAGCCATGGGAATTAGTCGGAGAAAGCGTCTGGAAACCAGGGACTTGGCCAGACGGAGCCCTTCAGATGTCTCACGGTTCCCATCCCAAGTTGCACTCGGGATGGGCTTTCCGAAAGGCCGCGATGCCAGCTTGGGTCAGGTTGCTACATTCGTACACGCTGAGATGCTTCAAAGCAGGAATCTTCGATAACTCCGCCAAACCCGCGTCAGTAATGGCAGGATTGCCATCGAGTCCAAGCTCCTGGAGCGCATGCCGGCTGAGTTTCCGCAGGCTGGCGTCGGTGATGCGTGTTTTGGCGAGTCCAATCCGGCGGATGTTTGGACACTGCTCGACCAAAGCGCTGACCCCGGCGTCGTCGAAGCTGCAATGCATGAACAGAACGGCCTCCAAGGTGGGAAGGCACCGGAGCATGTGGAGGTTACTCCCCTTCAGTGGGTCGTTGGGCTGTTCGCTATTATCCAGCGTGAGCATTCGGAGTCTCTCCAGGGGGGCAATGATGGCAAACAGGCGATCCCCACCGCCTTGGCAATTCTCAATGGTCAGAGAGCCCAGATCAGGATTCTGAGCCAGGAACGTAAAATCATCGGCGATCAAGTTGAGATCGCGAAGGAAACATAACCGGAGCTTGGTCAACGTCGCAGCATGGGTTCGGAACTCTGCAGCTGTGATCGCAGGAAGCTTAACTTTGGCTTCGTCGGCCGGTATCCAGTGATCCAGCCACAGCTCCCGAACCTCGAGATCGCCCGGCGGTAGCGGCTTTCCGGCATCCACGCGGGTGAGTCGCCCCGCCGGGTCGGACAGCTTGATGTATCCAAGCGGGCCGTTGACGTCGTGAAACCACTCCAAGGCACGACGGGCCAACCGCTGCGCCTCCTGGCTGCGGCCGACGCTCGCGATGGGAGAAGCGGGCAGTTCCGACTTCGGTTCGTCCCGACTGAGAGCGAACAGAATCAGGGAAGCGACCACCGCGATCGACACCACGGCGAGAACCGACGTGCGCGGATGCCGAAACACCCAGAGTGCCTGGTCGGGGCTGGAAGTGCCGGGGGCGGCGAGGACGGGTTCGAGTCGGAGCCAACGCTCAAGGTCATCCGCAAGGTCAGCAGCGCTGGCATAGCGATCTTCCGGCGATTTGCGTAAACAGCACAGA
This window of the Verrucomicrobiales bacterium genome carries:
- a CDS encoding protein kinase, translated to MSRTPNRGTSCPQCGAVIASDAPFGQCPRCLLALGRLTGRSWPAAQEAMVAGQGRRFGDYELMEEVARGGMGVVFRAHQVSLCREVALKMILSGELASTELVQRFRNEAMAAARLEHPHIVPVYEIGEHDNQHYFTMRLIPGGRNIAAWEKDLNLPPKERARRVVQLLVKVARAVSFAHQHGVLHRDLKPSNILVDGHDEPCVVDFGISRRLELDAELTWTGQMVGTPRYMAPEHVGGSRRGLSTASDIYSLGAILYELLTGRKVFDGNDMLTLLRQVTESPPAPLLLGERGLERIVLCCLRKSPEDRYASAADLADDLERWLRLEPVLAAPGTSSPDQALWVFRHPRTSVLAVVSIAVVASLILFALSRDEPKSELPASPIASVGRSQEAQRLARRALEWFHDVNGPLGYIKLSDPAGRLTRVDAGKPLPPGDLEVRELWLDHWIPADEAKVKLPAITAAEFRTHAATLTKLRLCFLRDLNLIADDFTFLAQNPDLGSLTIENCQGGGDRLFAIIAPLERLRMLTLDNSEQPNDPLKGSNLHMLRCLPTLEAVLFMHCSFDDAGVSALVEQCPNIRRIGLAKTRITDASLRKLSRHALQELGLDGNPAITDAGLAELSKIPALKHLSVYECSNLTQAGIAAFRKAHPECNLGWEP